The genomic segment GGACACCTGCTGCCGGACTGAACCCCGCCGTGCCGCGTCGCGCGGCGACGCCCTCCGCCCACTCAACCAGGTAATAAAGCACGGCCGTTGAGTAGCCGCACTCAGGTGCGGGCTACGCGGGGCGCTGGAGGATGACGGCACAGCCCAAGGGCTGCCCCGTGATCCACCACGGATCACGGGACAGCCCTCAGACACGAGGAGCGCGAGATGTCCGCCATCCATCCGTCCGAGGACCTTTCGACGGACGTCCCGCCGGCCACCGGTCGCACCGGCCGCCTGCTCCCCGCCGTTCTCGCGCCCGCCGTCGCCGCGGCGCTCGCGGTGTCCGCCTGGGGCGCCAAGGAACCCGGTACCTGGGTGCTGGAAACGGTGTGGGTGATGCTGGGGCTGCCGGTCCTGTTCCTGCTGCGCCGGAGGTTCCCGCTGAGTGGCCTGCTCTGCGGACTGCTGGCCGTCCACGCCCTCGTTCTCATGGTGGGCGGGCACTACACCTACGCCGAGGTTCCGGCCGGTGACTGGGTGCGTGACCGGTTCGGCCTGGAACGCAACCCGTACGACCGCCTCGGCCACCTCATGCAGGGATTCGTGCCCGCCGTCCTGGTCCGGGAACTCCTCGTCCGCACCTCGCCCCTGCGCGGCAGCCGCTGGCTCCCACCGCTGACCGTGTGCGCCTGCCTCGCCTTCAGCGCCGTCTTCGAGATGCTGGAGTGGCTGGCCGCCGTGACCGGAGGACAGGCCGCCGACTCGTTCCTCGCCACCCAGGGCGACGTGTGGGACACCCAGTGGGACATGTTCTGCGCGCTGATCGGCGCCGTCCTCTCCCTGCTCCTCCTCAGCCGCCCGCACGACCGCAGCCTCGCCCGCCTCGCGGCGCACCGGAAGCTCTGACCGGCGAGGTCGCCCCGCGCCCCGCTTCAGTGCCGCAGCGACCGGCCGAAACCGGCGGCCAACGGCATCCGCAGGCCCAGCGGCGGCGGCGCGGCCAGCGCGTCCTCGACCGGCCGGGCGTAGGAGCGGTCGAAGAGCGAGCCCTGGACGAAGTCGGCGGCCAGCGCCACCACTTCCGCCCGGTGCTGGCGGAGCGCGTGCCCGTCCGAG from the Streptomyces sp. NBC_01335 genome contains:
- a CDS encoding DUF2238 domain-containing protein; this encodes MSAIHPSEDLSTDVPPATGRTGRLLPAVLAPAVAAALAVSAWGAKEPGTWVLETVWVMLGLPVLFLLRRRFPLSGLLCGLLAVHALVLMVGGHYTYAEVPAGDWVRDRFGLERNPYDRLGHLMQGFVPAVLVRELLVRTSPLRGSRWLPPLTVCACLAFSAVFEMLEWLAAVTGGQAADSFLATQGDVWDTQWDMFCALIGAVLSLLLLSRPHDRSLARLAAHRKL